GCCACGCGCACCACGATCAACGACGTCGTCCTGGCGATGTGCGCCGGAGCGCTGCGGCACTACCTGATCGAGCTCGACGCGCTGCCCTCCCAGCCGCTCGTGGCGATGGTGCCGATGAGCCTCAAGCTCGACCAGGCCGGCGACGCCTCGGCCGACGGTGGCAACGCGGTCGGCACGCTGATGGTCAAGCTGCACACCGACGAGCCCGACGCCGGCAAGCGCCTGGCCGGGATCAACGCGTCGGTCAGGAGCGGCAAGGAAGCCGTCAGGTCGATGAGCCAGAACCAGATCCTGGCGATGAGCGCGCTCGGCGTGACCCCGCTCGTGCTCATGCCGATGCTCGGCATGCAGGGCCTCACCCGGCCGCCGTTCAACCTGGTGATCTCCAACGTGCCCGGCCCGCGCAAGCCGCTCTACATGAACGGCGCGCGGCTCGACGGGATGTACCCCCTCTCGATTCCCTACCACGGGCAGGCCATGAACATCACCTGCACCAGCTACGACGGCCGGATGAACTTCGGCCTCACCGGCTGCCGCCGCACGGCCCCGAGCCTGCAGCGCCTCCTCACCCATCTCGACGACGAGCTGGCCGCACTGGAGCAGGCCGCCGGGCTCGCATGAGCGCGGTCGACGACCTCGCCGCCGCGCTCGCGGCCGACCCGTCGTGCTGGGAGGAGCTGGCCTCCTACGAGGACCGTGGCGCCTTCGCGTTCCGCCTGGCTAGGCTCGCGCCGTCGTACGGCGTGGAGGTCACGCGCGAGGAGGTCCTCGACGCGCTCGTCGTACGCCGGCGGGAGTGGCTCTCGCGATGGGTGTGACCACGCGGGGGTGGATGCCGGTCCGCGTGGACCGCGAGCCGTCCGGGCTCGTCGTCGACTGGGCGTTCCTCGACGGGGTGCGCCTCGACGAGCCCTTCCTCGACCAGACGCTCGAGCGGGCGATGCGCAGCCCGTTCCGCCTGCTCGTGCGCCGGCGCTGCCCGGTGGCCGAGGTCGAGCAGTGGGCCGCGCACCGCGCCCGGGACCCCGACGGGCTCGTCCTCCACCTCTCGCGGTGCGGCTCGACCCTCGTCGCCAACGCCCTGCGCGCCCGGGCCGGGACGACGGTGCTCTCCGAGCCGCCCGCGCTCGAGCCGGTCCTCGCCTCCTCCCCCGACCCGGTCCGCGACGTGCGGGCGCTGGTCCGGGCGATGGCGCCGGAGGACGCCGGCTCGGCGTACGTCCTCAAGCTGGACGCGTGGGCCGCGCTCGACCTGCCGGTCCTGCTCGCGGCGTTCCCCGACGTGCCGTGGGTCTTCGTCGGCCGCGAGCCCGCCGAGGTCGTCGTGTCCCACCACGGGCACCGGGGGTGGCACGTCGTCCCGGGGACCCTCACGGCCTCGCGGCTCGGGATCGACGCGGCCACGCTCGCCGGCCTCGACCTCGACGACCACGCCGCGGCGGTGCTCGGCCGGATCCTCGCCAGCGCGGTCGACGGGGTCCGGGCGGCCGGCGACCGTGCCCTGGTCGTCGACCACGCCGAGCTGCCAGACCCCGGAATCCCACGCGTCCTCGCCCACCTCGGCCTCCCGCTCACCGACGACGACCGCCTGGCGGTGGCGTCGACGTACGCCCTGCACGGGAAGAACCCCCACCTGCTGTATGCCGACGACCGCGCGGCCAAGCAGGCGGCGGTCACCCCCGAGCTGCGCCGGAAGGTCGACGCCTGGGCGACTCCGGCCTACCGTGCTCTGCGTGGGCTCGCTGCTCCCTCCTGACCACCTGCGCCTCGACCTCCCCGTCGACGCGGGCGCACTGGTCGCCGACCTCGGGCGGCTGCCGGACGACGCCTGGGTGCCGCACTTCAACACCGGGCAGTACTCCGGCGACTGGAGCGGCGTCCCCCTGGTCATGGTCGGCGGCCGCCCCGACCGGCTGTTCCCCGAGCCCGGCTCCGACGCCCCGCCCACGGCCACCCCGCGGCTGGCCGAGTGCCCCGGCAGCGCGGCCTTCCTGGCCGGCCTGGAGTGCCCGGTCCTCAGCGCCCGGCTGCTGCGGCTCGGACCCGGGGCCGAGGTGACCGAGCACCGCGACAACCGACTCGGCTACGTCGACGGGGAGGTCCGGCTGCACGTCCCGGTCACCACGGGTCCGGGCGCGAGCTTCCGCCTCGCCGGCCGGGAGGTCGCGATGGCACCCGGCGAGTGCTGGTACGTCGACGTCAACGAGCCGCACGCCGTCGCCAACCACGGGACCGCGGCCCGGGTCCACCTCGTCGTCGACGCCCGCCTCGACGAATGGCTCGATCGGGTGTTCCAAAGGTCCCTGGTCACTGCTCTGGACCGGGCGTAGCGTCCGGGACGACGCAGCAGCGCCGCGCCTGCTCGGAGGCGAGTTCCCATCGCATGTTGGGGGGGTCATGCCCGAGCTGGACCGCCGCACCGTCCTGCGCCTCGGCGCCCTCGTGCCCGTCGTCGGGCTCGTCACCGGCCTCGCTGCCCCCGCCGAGGCCGCCGCCTCCCCGTACTCCCGCTCGACCTGGTCGCCGCACGTCGGCAAGACCTTCGCGCTGAGCTGGAAGGGCGGCACGGCCACCGCGGTCCTCGTCGCGATCGGCGACCTCACCGGTGCGCCCGCCGGTGCCGTCACCCGTTTCTCCCTCGACCTGCGCGTCGCCTCCGGAGGCACGCCCACCGGCGCCACGACGCTGTCGCGCAACGGCTTCGGCAGCGTCTCCCTGTTCCTCTCCCCGGTCGACCGGGGCGTCACCGACATCCACGCCCTGGCCGTG
This genomic window from Nocardioides marmoribigeumensis contains:
- a CDS encoding aspartyl/asparaginyl beta-hydroxylase domain-containing protein, which produces MGSLLPPDHLRLDLPVDAGALVADLGRLPDDAWVPHFNTGQYSGDWSGVPLVMVGGRPDRLFPEPGSDAPPTATPRLAECPGSAAFLAGLECPVLSARLLRLGPGAEVTEHRDNRLGYVDGEVRLHVPVTTGPGASFRLAGREVAMAPGECWYVDVNEPHAVANHGTAARVHLVVDARLDEWLDRVFQRSLVTALDRA
- a CDS encoding DUF6916 family protein, which codes for MPELDRRTVLRLGALVPVVGLVTGLAAPAEAAASPYSRSTWSPHVGKTFALSWKGGTATAVLVAIGDLTGAPAGAVTRFSLDLRVASGGTPTGATTLSRNGFGSVSLFLSPVDRGVTDIHALAVVNRL